In Hermetia illucens chromosome 1, iHerIll2.2.curated.20191125, whole genome shotgun sequence, one genomic interval encodes:
- the LOC119661177 gene encoding dihydrolipoyllysine-residue acetyltransferase component of pyruvate dehydrogenase complex, mitochondrial isoform X2, whose protein sequence is MFRTAAVRNENLLRTALCRASRGNLAVRTLATQALQRINTSRNLVKNHTQKVTTCNVNFVRQYCSNLPPHTRVPLPALSPTMEQGTIVSWEKKEGDKLNEGDLLAEIETDKATMGFETPEEGYLAKILIPAGTKDVPIGKLLCIIVENEADVAAFKDFKDDGKVAAKPAAAPAPAAAAPPPPPPVVAAAPPPPPPPADRPLTAVEQRGPRVYASPMAKKLAEAQQLRLEGMQAEAPAAAKAAVAPQGGYIDIPVSNVRAVIAKRLLESKTTIPHYYLTVECEVDNLMKLRAKVNKKYEKEGVRVSVNDFIIKALATASRKVPEANSMWMGNFIRQYDNVDVSVAVSTERGLITPIVFSADRKGVIDISKDMKNLATKARDGKLQPAEFQGGTISLSNLGMFGIESFCPVINPPQSCILGAGTTDKKLIPDPDALKGFREVTVLKVTLSCDHRTVDGAVGAKWLQYFKDYIEDPQNMIL, encoded by the exons AAACCTTGTGAAAAATCATACGCAAAAAGTCACAACATGCAACGTAAATTTTGTTCGTCAGTACTGCAGCAATTTACCACCCCACACAAGAGTTCCACTGCCCGCACTTTCACCAACAATGGAACAGGGGACAATCGTTAGCTGGGAAAAGAAAGAAGGCGACAAATTGAATGAAG GTGACCTGCTCGCTGAAATTGAAACTGACAAAGCAACAATGGGCTTTGAAACACCTGAGGAAGGCTACTTGGCTAAGATTCTTATCCCAGCAGGAACAAAGGATGTTCCTATTGGTAAACTCCTTTGCATTATTGTTGAAAATGAAGCGGACGTAGCGGCATTCAAAGACTTCAAAGATGATGGCAAAGTAGCTGCGAAGCCGGCTGCTGCACCTGCTCCAGCTGCCGCAGCACCCCCACCACCACCACCGGTTGTTGCTGCTGCACCACCACCTCCGCCACCGCCTGCAGATAGACCACTGACTGCAGTAGAACAGCGTGGACCTAGAGTATATGCGAGCCCAATGGCGAAGAAACTGGCAGAGGCTCAACAACTTAGGCTCGAAG GTATGCAAGCCGAGGCTCCAGCCGCTGCTAAAGCTGCCGTTGCTCCACAAGGAGGATATATTGATATTCCAGTGTCGAATGTTCGTGCAGTTATTGCTAAACGATTGCTTGAGTCGAAAACCACAATACCTCACTATTATTTGACGGTTGAGTGTGAAGTTGATAAT TTAATGAAATTGAGAGCGAAGGTAAATAAGAAGTATGAGAAGGAAGGCGTTCGTGTTTCCGTCAACGATTTCATCATCAAAGCCCTTGCAACCGCCAGTCGTAAAGTACCGGAAGCGAATTCAATGTGGATGGGAAATTTCATTAGACA ATACGACAATGTTGACGTGTCTGTCGCTGTATCGACTGAGCGCGGACTTATCACGCCAATTGTGTTCAGTGCTGATCGTAAGGGTGTTATAGATATTTCGAAGGATATGAAGAATTTAGCGACTAAAGCGCGTGATGGAAAATTACAGCCTGCCGAATTCCAAGGTGGCACAATTAGTCTTTCCAATTTGGGAATGTTTG GCATTGAGTCATTCTGTCCGGTAATCAATCCTCCACAATCATGCATTTTGGGTGCTGGCACCACTGACAAGAAATTGATTCCTGATCCGGATGCTTTGAAAGG TTTCAGAGAGGTCACCGTCTTGAAAGTCACATTAAGCTGCGATCACAGAACTGTTGACGGTGCCGTCGGTGCTAAATGGCTACAATATTTCAAGGATTACATAGAGGATCCGCAAAATATGATTCTCTAA
- the LOC119661177 gene encoding dihydrolipoyllysine-residue acetyltransferase component of pyruvate dehydrogenase complex, mitochondrial isoform X1: MFRTAAVRNENLLRTALCRASRGNLAVRTLATQALQRINTSRNLVKNHTQKVTTCNVNFVRQYCSNLPPHTRVPLPALSPTMEQGTIVSWEKKEGDKLNEGDLLAEIETDKATMGFETPEEGYLAKILIPAGTKDVPIGKLLCIIVENEADVAAFKDFKDDGKVAAKPAAAPAPAAAAPPPPPPVVAAAPPPPPPPADRPLTAVEQRGPRVYASPMAKKLAEAQQLRLEGRGSGVFGSIKSQDLAGMQAEAPAAAKAAVAPQGGYIDIPVSNVRAVIAKRLLESKTTIPHYYLTVECEVDNLMKLRAKVNKKYEKEGVRVSVNDFIIKALATASRKVPEANSMWMGNFIRQYDNVDVSVAVSTERGLITPIVFSADRKGVIDISKDMKNLATKARDGKLQPAEFQGGTISLSNLGMFGIESFCPVINPPQSCILGAGTTDKKLIPDPDALKGFREVTVLKVTLSCDHRTVDGAVGAKWLQYFKDYIEDPQNMIL, translated from the exons AAACCTTGTGAAAAATCATACGCAAAAAGTCACAACATGCAACGTAAATTTTGTTCGTCAGTACTGCAGCAATTTACCACCCCACACAAGAGTTCCACTGCCCGCACTTTCACCAACAATGGAACAGGGGACAATCGTTAGCTGGGAAAAGAAAGAAGGCGACAAATTGAATGAAG GTGACCTGCTCGCTGAAATTGAAACTGACAAAGCAACAATGGGCTTTGAAACACCTGAGGAAGGCTACTTGGCTAAGATTCTTATCCCAGCAGGAACAAAGGATGTTCCTATTGGTAAACTCCTTTGCATTATTGTTGAAAATGAAGCGGACGTAGCGGCATTCAAAGACTTCAAAGATGATGGCAAAGTAGCTGCGAAGCCGGCTGCTGCACCTGCTCCAGCTGCCGCAGCACCCCCACCACCACCACCGGTTGTTGCTGCTGCACCACCACCTCCGCCACCGCCTGCAGATAGACCACTGACTGCAGTAGAACAGCGTGGACCTAGAGTATATGCGAGCCCAATGGCGAAGAAACTGGCAGAGGCTCAACAACTTAGGCTCGAAG GTCGAGGAAGCGGAGTATTCGGTTCAATAAAATCCCAAGACCTTGCAGGTATGCAAGCCGAGGCTCCAGCCGCTGCTAAAGCTGCCGTTGCTCCACAAGGAGGATATATTGATATTCCAGTGTCGAATGTTCGTGCAGTTATTGCTAAACGATTGCTTGAGTCGAAAACCACAATACCTCACTATTATTTGACGGTTGAGTGTGAAGTTGATAAT TTAATGAAATTGAGAGCGAAGGTAAATAAGAAGTATGAGAAGGAAGGCGTTCGTGTTTCCGTCAACGATTTCATCATCAAAGCCCTTGCAACCGCCAGTCGTAAAGTACCGGAAGCGAATTCAATGTGGATGGGAAATTTCATTAGACA ATACGACAATGTTGACGTGTCTGTCGCTGTATCGACTGAGCGCGGACTTATCACGCCAATTGTGTTCAGTGCTGATCGTAAGGGTGTTATAGATATTTCGAAGGATATGAAGAATTTAGCGACTAAAGCGCGTGATGGAAAATTACAGCCTGCCGAATTCCAAGGTGGCACAATTAGTCTTTCCAATTTGGGAATGTTTG GCATTGAGTCATTCTGTCCGGTAATCAATCCTCCACAATCATGCATTTTGGGTGCTGGCACCACTGACAAGAAATTGATTCCTGATCCGGATGCTTTGAAAGG TTTCAGAGAGGTCACCGTCTTGAAAGTCACATTAAGCTGCGATCACAGAACTGTTGACGGTGCCGTCGGTGCTAAATGGCTACAATATTTCAAGGATTACATAGAGGATCCGCAAAATATGATTCTCTAA